In methanogenic archaeon ISO4-H5, the following are encoded in one genomic region:
- a CDS encoding phage integrase: MTSALAGEDPDTTIPFRTGGGDMSRNHMSEADLGGYRQDYLYSPYSGSARHPKADVGYGGKTNTRNVHTPDGCIYEFLNAKFRNAKKYTRDKCRWSLRRMTRILEAGGFDASPFKIDEDAVNYIMDEYRARGKLDSYLEGEIAYLNRYLKFFRNYTIVDMNPQFSQDMRVNVHWLEEDQYQTLMDVKKTPLQDIVIHLELCLGFRNAECCRLTLSDINDSGTKPYFNVRGKGRGNGKYRTVRFHRDTRAVLNRWLDERERIVRIARENIPHWQDPGYVLLWCHYKNHPDVGYYREHTGSLDDAVLDPLRPKVGFHFSNHDLRRTFGRRLYHAGVPIETISKFLGHESTAETLKYLGINLDDMDEGMKKLDAYDNKMGVKKR, encoded by the coding sequence ATGACGAGCGCCCTCGCAGGAGAAGACCCAGACACCACGATTCCCTTCCGTACGGGTGGTGGTGATATGTCCCGCAATCACATGTCCGAGGCTGACCTCGGCGGATACAGGCAGGACTATCTGTACAGCCCGTACAGCGGCAGTGCGCGCCATCCCAAGGCGGATGTCGGGTACGGCGGCAAGACCAACACCAGAAACGTCCACACCCCGGACGGCTGTATCTATGAGTTCCTGAACGCCAAGTTTAGGAACGCCAAGAAATACACCCGCGACAAATGCAGGTGGAGCCTCCGCCGCATGACGAGGATCCTCGAAGCGGGCGGTTTCGATGCCTCCCCGTTCAAGATCGATGAGGATGCGGTCAACTACATCATGGATGAATACCGCGCCAGAGGAAAACTTGACAGTTACCTCGAGGGGGAGATCGCCTACCTCAACCGCTACCTGAAGTTCTTCAGGAACTATACGATAGTGGACATGAACCCCCAATTCTCCCAGGACATGAGGGTGAACGTCCACTGGCTCGAGGAGGACCAGTACCAGACCCTCATGGATGTAAAGAAGACGCCCCTGCAGGACATAGTCATCCACCTGGAGCTGTGCCTTGGATTCAGGAACGCGGAGTGCTGCCGCCTCACCCTCAGCGACATCAACGACAGCGGCACCAAACCCTACTTCAACGTTAGGGGAAAGGGACGCGGAAACGGGAAGTACAGGACCGTACGCTTCCATAGGGACACCAGGGCCGTCCTCAACAGGTGGCTGGACGAACGCGAGAGGATTGTCCGGATCGCCCGGGAGAACATCCCCCACTGGCAGGACCCGGGATACGTCCTCCTGTGGTGCCACTACAAGAACCACCCTGACGTGGGCTACTACAGGGAGCACACGGGAAGCCTGGACGATGCCGTCCTGGACCCTCTCAGACCCAAGGTCGGATTCCATTTCTCCAACCACGACCTGAGGAGGACCTTCGGCCGCAGGCTCTACCATGCGGGCGTACCAATTGAGACCATCTCCAAGTTCCTCGGCCACGAATCCACCGCTGAGACCCTCAAGTACCTGGGGATCAACCTGGACGATATGGACGAGGGCATGAAGAAGCTCGACGCATACGACAACAAGATGGGGGTAAAGAAGAGATAA
- a CDS encoding death-on-curing family protein yields MRSQYPVEFFVNIHRIAVSINPSEADLAGLIRSESDLYFLGQKLESCTDKYERAANALYGIAYYHPFYEGNKRTALLTCELLLEDQIICAKEEEIYHFVLDVACGNADIESITEWLKNNTH; encoded by the coding sequence ATGAGGTCCCAATATCCTGTGGAATTTTTCGTGAACATCCATCGGATAGCCGTATCCATCAATCCGTCCGAGGCGGATCTGGCGGGGCTCATTCGCTCAGAGTCGGATCTTTATTTCCTCGGACAGAAGCTGGAGTCCTGTACGGACAAGTATGAGAGAGCAGCCAATGCTCTGTATGGTATTGCATACTACCATCCGTTCTATGAGGGGAACAAAAGGACGGCTCTCCTGACCTGTGAACTTCTTCTGGAGGATCAGATTATCTGTGCAAAGGAAGAAGAGATTTATCACTTCGTGCTGGATGTTGCCTGCGGCAACGCGGACATAGAATCC